The following are encoded in a window of Magnolia sinica isolate HGM2019 unplaced genomic scaffold, MsV1 ctg348, whole genome shotgun sequence genomic DNA:
- the LOC131236252 gene encoding uncharacterized protein LOC131236252, with product MHNDLNHDPVAQVCGLDKRRRVRGLGHIPKTTIIASTPYINEIREGKGEIVKVKASMIILKEQLENKFNECKNMILNIGERLVEVQNQISTLVQPMQCSPGTACSQGFYRFGDTSSHRDESAPPPLLRVEQIFHLTDICSRVVAHGRLIRDNAGIPPDCIKVILDVVEVPSANVFGEIEKTLANCDVGDVLVWPRC from the exons ATGCATAATGATTTAAATCACGACCCGGTTGCAcag GTTTGTGGTCTTGATAAAAGAAGGCGTGTAAGAGGGTTGGGTCATATTCCAAAAACTACCATTATTGCTTCAACCCCttacattaatgaaattagagaaggaaagggTGAAATTGTTAAGGTTAAAGCATCGATGATTATATTAAAAGAGCAACTGGAAAACAAGTTCAACGAGTGCAAGAACATGATATTGAACATTGGAGAACGTTTGGTTGAAGTTCAGAATCAAATAAGTACTCTAGTTCAACCAATGCAATGCTCTCCTGGCACTGCTTGTTCTCAG GGGTTTTATCGATTTGGCGATACCTCAAGTCATCGTGATGAGTCAGCTCCACCTCCACTTCTACGGGTAGAACAAATCTTTCATTTGACAGATATTTGTAGTCGAGTTGTTGCACATGGGCGTCTGATTAGAGATAATGCAGGCATCCCTCCAGATTGCATCAAAGTTATATTGGATGTTGTTGAAGTTCCCAGTGCGAATGTGTTTGGTGAAATTGAGAAGACGTTAGCCAATTGCGATGTGGGTGATGTTCTCGTTTGGCCTAGGTGCTGA